The following coding sequences lie in one Alphaproteobacteria bacterium genomic window:
- a CDS encoding M23 family metallopeptidase — protein MKNFLLIILIILPNYLSAKSKCSKKLCLDLNIVNKSLNIVIQNNYPHQISLQLNLEPNDVVDLTSPQNLIIKASSTKKLKLSLYNINKLTELQASYKWMFGNYEATNTYIYHLPYAQNKSYLVGQGNNGEFTHKDKHKYAIDWNMDIGSNIHAARSGFVVKLENNYKESGNSEEFLGKSNYIKILHDDGTSATYAHIKFNGTLVKINERVSQGELIAYSGNTGYSSGPHLHFHVSKPKITKNNIIEETILVEFQNCQAKKFIPETGKKYPNC, from the coding sequence ATGAAAAATTTTTTACTCATAATTTTAATTATATTGCCAAATTACTTATCTGCCAAGAGTAAATGTAGTAAAAAATTATGTTTGGACCTTAATATAGTAAATAAATCATTAAATATCGTGATCCAAAATAACTATCCCCATCAAATATCACTGCAACTTAATTTAGAGCCAAATGATGTTGTAGACTTAACTAGCCCACAAAATTTAATTATCAAAGCAAGCTCAACCAAAAAATTAAAATTATCTTTATATAACATAAATAAACTAACTGAACTGCAAGCTTCCTATAAATGGATGTTTGGAAATTATGAAGCTACTAACACATATATTTATCATTTACCATATGCGCAAAATAAATCATACCTGGTTGGACAAGGTAATAATGGTGAGTTTACTCATAAAGATAAGCATAAATACGCTATAGATTGGAATATGGATATTGGCAGCAATATTCATGCAGCAAGAAGTGGCTTTGTAGTAAAGTTAGAAAATAATTATAAAGAATCAGGTAATAGTGAAGAATTTCTTGGAAAATCAAACTATATAAAAATATTGCATGATGATGGCACTAGCGCAACTTATGCGCATATAAAATTTAATGGTACATTAGTTAAAATTAACGAAAGAGTTAGTCAAGGTGAACTAATTGCGTATTCTGGTAATACTGGATATTCATCTGGCCCACATTTACATTTTCATGTTTCTAAGCCAAAAATTACTAAGAATAATATTATTGAAGAAACTATTTTAGTCGAATTCCAAAATTGCCAAGCAAAAAAATTCATTCCCGAAACTGGTAAGAAATATCCTAATTGCTAA
- a CDS encoding alkyl hydroperoxide reductase, with protein MTIELKNYANDIKLNLSSILREDSNNPLTRKQTLAIALACAYSTKNQIVIEFIKEQVGNTLSSAEIEATKGAASVMSMNNIYYRFVHLASNKEYQQMPAKLRMNIINNHGIDKVDFELYSLAVSAINGCGMCIDAHVAQLEKANVSKNAIQDTVRIAAIINAAATAVTIN; from the coding sequence TATGCAAATGATATCAAGCTAAATCTTAGCTCCATTTTAAGGGAAGATAGTAATAACCCACTGACAAGAAAACAAACTTTAGCTATCGCACTTGCTTGTGCTTATAGCACTAAAAACCAAATAGTTATAGAATTTATTAAAGAGCAAGTTGGTAATACTTTATCAAGCGCAGAAATTGAAGCAACCAAAGGTGCAGCTTCTGTTATGTCTATGAATAATATATATTATCGCTTTGTACATCTTGCAAGTAACAAAGAATATCAACAAATGCCAGCTAAATTGCGTATGAATATAATTAATAATCATGGTATTGATAAGGTTGATTTTGAACTATATTCTTTAGCTGTATCAGCTATAAATGGTTGTGGTATGTGTATTGATGCTCATGTTGCACAATTAGAAAAAGCTAATGTTAGTAAGAATGCAATACAAGACACTGTTAGAATTGCAGCAATTATAAATGCGGCGGCAACAGCTGTTACAATAAATTAA